The Chelonia mydas isolate rCheMyd1 chromosome 28, rCheMyd1.pri.v2, whole genome shotgun sequence region CCATCAGCATGCACGGCGGAAACGCTGCACTGTGCTGGCCCCCAGGCTGCAGTGGAGGGGCTGGGATGGTGAGACGCCTCCCCATGCCACAACCCTGCAGGCTCAGCCCCAATTAACACCCCCCTCTGCccaatttcacacacacacacacacacccctgagcagcccTCGCTGCATGGAGAGGCAGCTGCGAGCcgggctgggggaaaggggagctcGGGGTCTCTGGGCCCCATGATGAGGAGATGGGGCTGCGAGCCCTGGGCAGCTCAGGGTGACAGTTCACAGCTGGGCCCTTGCTGATTATAACACCTCCCACGGGTTAACATCTGGTGAGAACACGAAGGGACCCAGGCGAAGCTCTGAGCAGAGTTAAAGGGCAACAAGCGCTTCATCTCCCTAGCCAAGAGACTGCCACCGCCAGCTCCCAGTGCCACCCGAGCCCCCAACGCCCCCGTCCCGCCGCGCAgcgcaaacccagcctgcgacgTCCCAGCGCCTGgcgcaaacccagcctgcgacgTCCCAGCACCTGgcgcaaacccagcctgcgacgTCCCAGCACCCGgcgcaaacccagcctgcgacgTCCCAGCACCTGgcgcaaacccagcctgcgacgTCCCAGCACCCGGCGCAAACCCAGCCTGTGACGTCCCAGCACCTGgcgcaaacccagcctgcgatgCCCCCGTCCCACCGCGCAgcgcaaacccagcctgcgacgTCCCAGCGCCTGgcgcaaacccagcctgcgacgTCCCAGCGCCTGgcgcaaacccagcctgcgacgTCCCAGCACCTGGCGCCAACCCAGCCTGCGACGTCCCAGCACCTGgcgcaaacccagcctgcgatgCCCCCGTCCCACCGCGCAGtgcaaacccagcctgcgacgTCCCAGCGCCCGgcgcaaacccagcctgcgatgCCCCCGTCCCACCGCGCAGtgcaaacccagcctgcgacgTCCCAGCGCGCAGTGCAAACCCAGCCTGTGACATCCCAGCGCCTGGCGCCAACCCAGCCTGCGACGTCCCACCGCCCAGTGCAAACCCAGCCTGTGACGTCCCAGCGCCCGgcgcaaacccagcctgcgacgTCCCAGCGCCCGGCGCCAACCCAGCCTGCGACGTCCCAGCGCCCGGCGCCAACCCAGCCTGTGACGTCCCACCGCGCAGtgcaaacccagcctgcgacgTCCCTGTCCCACCGCGCAGtgcaaacccagcctgcgacATCCCACCGCGCAGtgcaaacccagcctgcgatgTCCCTGTCCCAGCGCCCGgcgcaaacccagcctgcgacgTCCCAGCACCTGGtgcaaacccagcctgcgatgCCCCTGTCCCAGCGCCCAGtgcaaacccagcctgcgacgTCCCAGCACCCGGCGCCAACCCAGCCTGTGACGTCCCAGCACCCGGCACAAACCCAGCCTGCGACGTCCCACCGCGCAGtgcaaacccagcctgcgatgCCCCTGTCCCAGCACCCAGCACAAACCCAGCCTGCGATGCCCCTGTCCCACCGCCCAGtgcaaacccagcctgcgacgTCCCAGCGCCTGgcgcaaacccagcctgcgatgCCCCCGTCCCGCCGCGCAgcgcaaacccagcctgcgatgCCCCCGTCCCGCCGCGCAGTACAAACCCAGCCTGTGACGCCCCTGTCCCAGCGCCCGgcgcaaacccagcctgcgacgTCCCAGCGCCTGgcgcaaacccagcctgcgatgCCCCCATCCCACCGCGCAGTGCAAACCCAGCCTGTGACGTCCCAGCACCCGgcgcaaacccagcctgcgatgCCCCTGTCCCACCGCCCAGTGCAAACCCAGCCTGTGACGTCCCAGCACCTGgcgcaaacccagcctgcgatgCCCCTGTCCCAGCGCCCGgcgcaaacccagcctgcgatgcccctgtcccagcacctggcgcaaacccagcctgcgacgTCCCAGCGCCTGGCGCCAACCCAGCCTGCGATGCCCCTGTCCCAGCACCCAGCACAAACCCAGCCTGCGATGCCCCTGTCCCACCGCCCAGtgcaaacccagcctgcgacgTCCCAGCGCCTGgcgcaaacccagcctgcgatgCCCCTGTCCCAGCACCCAGCACAAACCCAGCCTGCGATGCCCCTGTCCCACCGCCCAGtgcaaacccagcctgcgacgTCCAAGCGCCTGgcgcaaacccagcctgcgatgCCCCCGTCCCGCCGCGCAgcgcaaacccagcctgcgatgCCCCCGTCCCGCCGCGCAGTGCAAACCCAGCCTGTGACGCCCCTGTCCCAGCGCCCGgcgcaaacccagcctgcgacgTCCCAGCGCCTGgcgcaaacccagcctgcgatgCCCCCATCCCACCGCGCAGTGCAAACCCAGCCTGTGACGTCCCAGCACCCGgcgcaaacccagcctgcgatgCCCCTGTCCCACCGCCCAGTGCAAACCCAGCCTGTGACGTCCCAGCACCTGgcgcaaacccagcctgcgatgCCCCTGTCCCAGCGCCCGGCGCAAACGCAGCCTGCGATGCCCCTGTCCCAGCACCTGgcgcaaacccagcctgcgatgCCCCTGTCCCAGCGCCCGgcgcaaacccagcctgcgacgTCCCAGCACCTGgcgcaaacccagcctgcgatgCCCCTGTCCCAGCGCCCGgcgcaaacccagcctgcgacgTCCCACCGCGCAGtgcaaacccagcctgcgacgTCCCAGCACCCGgcgcaaacccagcctgcgacgTCCCAGCACCCGgcgcaaacccagcctgcgacgTCCCAGCACCCGgcgcaaacccagcctgcgacgTCCCAGCGCCCGAcgcaaacccagcctgcgacgTCCCAGCGCCCGAcgcaaacccagcctgcgacgTCCCAGCGCCCGgcgcaaacccagcctgcgacgTCCCAGCACCCGGCGCAAACCCAGCCTGTGACGTCCCAGCACCCGgcgcaaacccagcctgcgacgTCCCAGCGCCTGgcgcaaacccagcctgcgatgCCCCTGTCCCAGCGCCTGGCGCCAACCCACCCTGCGATGCCCCTGTCCCAGCACCTGgcgcaaacccagcctgcgatgcccctgtcccagcacctggcgcaaacccagcctgcgatgcccctgtcccagcacctggcgcaaacccagcctgcgatgCCCCTGTCCCAGCGCCTGGCGCCAACCCACCCTGCGATGCCCCTGTCCCAGCGCCTGGCGCCAACCCACCCTGCGATGCCCCTGTCCCAGCGCCCGGCACAAACCCAGCCTGCGATGCCCCTGTCCCAGCACCCGGCACAAACCCAGCCTGCGatgtccctgtcccagcacccgGCACAAACCCAGCCTGCGACGTCCCAGCGCCCGGCACAAACCCAGCCTGCGATGCCCCTGTCCCAGCGCCTGGCGCCAACCCAGCCTGCGATGCCCCTGTCCCAGCACCCGGCACAAACCCAGCCTGTGACGTCCCAGCACCCGGCGCCAACCCAGCCTGCGACTTCCCAGCGCCCGGCACAAACCCAGCCTGCGATGTCCCAGCACCCGGCACAAACCCAGCCTGTGACatcccagcacctggcacaaacCCAGCCTGCGATGCCCCTGTCCCAGCGCCCGACACAAACCCAGCCTGTGACGTCCC contains the following coding sequences:
- the LOC119564654 gene encoding fibroin heavy chain isoform X9 produces the protein MGAGTSQAGFVSGAGTSQAGFVSGAGTSQAGFVSGAGTSQAGFVLGAGTSQAGFVLGAGTSQAGFVLGAGTSQAGFAPGAGTSQAGFVSGAGTGASQAGFVPGAGMSQAGFVPGAGTSQAGFVPGAGKSQAGLAPGAGTSQAGFVPGAGTGASQAGLAPGAGTGASQAGFVPGAGTSQAGFVPGAGTGTSQAGFVPGAGTGASQAGFVPGAGTGASQGGLAPGAGTGASQGGLAPGAGTGASQAGFAPGAGTGASQAGFAPGAGTGASQAGFAPGAGTGASQGGLAPGAGTGASQAGFAPGAGTSQAGFAPGAGTSQAGFAPGAGTSQAGFAPGAGTGASQAGFALRGGTGASQAGFALRGGTGASQAGFAPGAWTSQAGFALGGGTGASQAGFVLGAGTGASQAGFAPGAGTSQAGFALGGGTGASQAGFVLGAGTGASQAGLAPGAGTSQAGFAPGAGTGASQAGFAPGAGTGASQAGFAPGAGTSQAGFALGGGTGASQAGFAPGAGTSQAGFALRGGMGASQAGFAPGAGTSQAGFAPGAGTGASQAGFVLRGGTGASQAGFALRGGTGASQAGFAPGAGTSQAGFALGGGTGASQAGFVLGAGTGASQAGFALRGGTSQAGFVPGAGTSQAGLAPGAGTSQAGFALGAGTGASQAGFAPGAGTSQAGFAPGAGTGTSQAGFALRGGMSQAGFALRGGTGTSQAGFALRGGTSQAGLAPGAGTSQAGLAPGAGTSQAGFAPGAGTSQAGFALGGGTSQAGLAPGAGMSQAGFALRAGTSQAGFALRGGTGASQAGFAPGAGTSQAGFALRGGTGASQAGFAPGAGTSQAGLAPGAGTSQAGFAPGAGTSQAGFAPGAGTSQAGFALRGGTGASQAGFAPGAGTSQAGFAPGAGTSQAGFAPGAGTSQAGFAPGAGTSQAGFAPGAGTSQAGFAPGAGTSQAGFALRGGTGALGARVALGAGGGSLLAREMKRLLPFNSAQSFAWVPSCSHQMLTRGRCYNQQGPSCELSP
- the LOC119564654 gene encoding fibroin heavy chain isoform X3, whose product is MGAGTSQAGFVSGAGTSQAGFVSGAGTSQAGFVSGAGTSQAGFVLGAGTSQAGFVLGAGTSQAGFVLGAGTSQAGFAPGAGTSQAGFVSGAGTGASQAGFVPGAGMSQAGFVPGAGTSQAGFVPGAGKSQAGLAPGAGTSQAGFVPGAGTGASQAGLAPGAGTGASQAGFVPGAGTSQAGFVPGAGTGTSQAGFVPGAGTGASQAGFVPGAGTGASQGGLAPGAGTGASQGGLAPGAGTGASQAGFAPGAGTGASQAGFAPGAGTGASQAGFAPGAGTGASQGGLAPGAGTGASQAGFAPGAGTSQAGFAPGAGTSQAGFAPGAGTSQAGFAPGAGTSQAGFASGAGTSQAGFASGAGTSQAGFAPGAGTSQAGFAPGAGTSQAGFAPGAGTSQAGFALRGGTSQAGFAPGAGTGASQAGFAPGAGTSQAGFAPGAGTGASQAGFAPGAGTGASQAAFAPGAGTGASQAGFAPGAGTSQAGFALGGGTGASQAGFAPGAGTSQAGFAPGAGTGASQAGFALRGGTGASQAGFALRGGTGASQAGFAPGAWTSQAGFALGGGTGASQAGFVLGAGTGASQAGFAPGAGTSQAGFALGGGTGASQAGFVLGAGTGASQAGLAPGAGTSQAGFAPGAGTGASQAGFAPGAGTGASQAGFAPGAGTSQAGFALGGGTGASQAGFAPGAGTSQAGFALRGGMGASQAGFAPGAGTSQAGFAPGAGTGASQAGFVLRGGTGASQAGFALRGGTGASQAGFAPGAGTSQAGFALGGGTGASQAGFVLGAGTGASQAGFALRGGTSQAGFVPGAGTSQAGLAPGAGTSQAGFALGAGTGASQAGFAPGAGTSQAGFAPGAGTGTSQAGFALRGGMSQAGFALRGGTGTSQAGFALRGGTSQAGLAPGAGTSQAGLAPGAGTSQAGFAPGAGTSQAGFALGGGTSQAGLAPGAGMSQAGFALRAGTSQAGFALRGGTGASQAGFAPGAGTSQAGFALRGGTGASQAGFAPGAGTSQAGLAPGAGTSQAGFAPGAGTSQAGFAPGAGTSQAGFALRGGTGASQAGFAPGAGTSQAGFAPGAGTSQAGFAPGAGTSQAGFAPGAGTSQAGFAPGAGTSQAGFAPGAGTSQAGFALRGGTGALGARVALGAGGGSLLAREMKRLLPFNSAQSFAWVPSCSHQMLTRGRCYNQQGPSCELSP
- the LOC119564654 gene encoding fibroin heavy chain isoform X4 yields the protein MGAGTSQAGFVSGAGTSQAGFVSGAGTSQAGFVSGAGTSQAGFVLGAGTSQAGFVLGAGTSQAGFVLGAGTSQAGFAPGAGTSQAGFVSGAGTGASQAGFVPGAGMSQAGFVPGAGTSQAGFVPGAGKSQAGLAPGAGTSQAGFVPGAGTGASQAGLAPGAGTGASQAGFVPGAGTSQAGFVPGAGTGTSQAGFVPGAGTGASQAGFVPGAGTGASQGGLAPGAGTGASQGGLAPGAGTGASQAGFAPGAGTGASQAGFAPGAGTGASQAGFAPGAGTGASQGGLAPGAGTGASQAGFAPGAGTSQAGFAPGAGTSQAGFAPGAGTSQAGFAPGAGTSQAGFASGAGTSQAGFASGAGTSQAGFAPGAGTSQAGFAPGAGTSQAGFAPGAGTSQAGFALRGGTSQAGFAPGAGTGASQAGFAPGAGTSQAGFAPGAGTGASQAGFAPGAGTGASQAAFAPGAGTGASQAGFAPGAGTSQAGFALGGGTGASQAGFAPGAGTSQAGFALRGGMGASQAGFAPGAGTSQAGFAPGAGTGASQAGFALRGGTGASQAGFALRGGTGASQAGFAPGAWTSQAGFALGGGTGASQAGFVLGAGTGASQAGFAPGAGTSQAGFALGGGTGASQAGFVLGAGTGASQAGLAPGAGTSQAGFAPGAGTGASQAGFAPGAGTGASQAGFAPGAGTSQAGFALGGGTGASQAGFAPGAGTSQAGFALRGGMGASQAGFAPGAGTSQAGFAPGAGTGASQAGFVLRGGTGASQAGFALRGGTGASQAGFAPGAGTSQAGFALGGGTGASQAGFVLGAGTGASQAGFALRGGTSQAGFVPGAGTSQAGLAPGAGTSQAGFALGAGTGASQAGFAPGAGTSQAGFAPGAGTGTSQAGFALRGGMSQAGFALRGGTGTSQAGFALRGGTSQAGLAPGAGTSQAGLAPGAGTSQAGFAPGAGTSQAGFALGGGTSQAGLAPGAGMSQAGFALRAGTSQAGFALRGGTGASQAGFAPGAGTSQAGFALRGGTGASQAGFAPGAGTSQAGFALRGGTGASQAGFAPGAGTSQAGFAPGAGTSQAGFAPGAGTSQAGFAPGAGTSQAGFAPGAGTSQAGFAPGAGTSQAGFALRGGTGALGARVALGAGGGSLLAREMKRLLPFNSAQSFAWVPSCSHQMLTRGRCYNQQGPSCELSP
- the LOC119564654 gene encoding fibroin heavy chain isoform X2; this encodes MGAGTSQAGFVSGAGTSQAGFVSGAGTSQAGFVSGAGTSQAGFVLGAGTSQAGFVLGAGTSQAGFVLGAGTSQAGFAPGAGTSQAGFVSGAGTGASQAGFVPGAGMSQAGFVPGAGTSQAGFVPGAGKSQAGLAPGAGTSQAGFVPGAGTGASQAGLAPGAGTGASQAGFVPGAGTSQAGFVPGAGTGTSQAGFVPGAGTGASQAGFVPGAGTGASQGGLAPGAGTGASQGGLAPGAGTGASQAGFAPGAGTGASQAGFAPGAGTGASQAGFAPGAGTGASQGGLAPGAGTGASQAGFAPGAGTSQAGFAPGAGTSQAGFAPGAGTSQAGFAPGAGTSQAGFASGAGTSQAGFASGAGTSQAGFAPGAGTSQAGFAPGAGTSQAGFAPGAGTSQAGFALRGGTSQAGFAPGAGTGASQAGFAPGAGTSQAGFAPGAGTGASQAGFAPGAGTGASQAAFAPGAGTGASQAGFAPGAGTSQAGFALGGGTGASQAGFAPGAGTSQAGFALRGGMGASQAGFAPGAGTSQAGFAPGAGTGASQAGFALRGGTGASQAGFALRGGTGASQAGFAPGAWTSQAGFALGGGTGASQAGFVLGAGTGASQAGFAPGAGTSQAGFALGGGTGASQAGFVLGAGTGASQAGLAPGAGTSQAGFAPGAGTGASQAGFAPGAGTGASQAGFAPGAGTSQAGFALGGGTGASQAGFAPGAGTSQAGFALRGGMGASQAGFAPGAGTSQAGFAPGAGTGASQAGFVLRGGTGASQAGFALRGGTGASQAGFAPGAGTSQAGFALGGGTGASQAGFVLGAGTGASQAGFALRGGTSQAGFVPGAGTSQAGLAPGAGTSQAGFALGAGTGASQAGFAPGAGTSQAGFAPGAGTGTSQAGFALRGGMSQAGFALRGGTGTSQAGFALRGGTSQAGLAPGAGTSQAGLAPGAGTSQAGFAPGAGTSQAGFALGGGTSQAGLAPGAGMSQAGFALRAGTSQAGFALRGGTGASQAGFAPGAGTSQAGFALRGGTGASQAGFAPGAGTSQAGFAPGAGTSQAGFALRGGTGASQAGFAPGAGTSQAGFAPGAGTSQAGFAPGAGTSQAGFAPGAGTSQAGFAPGAGTSQAGFAPGAGTSQAGFALRGGTGALGARVALGAGGGSLLAREMKRLLPFNSAQSFAWVPSCSHQMLTRGRCYNQQGPSCELSP
- the LOC119564654 gene encoding fibroin heavy chain isoform X5 codes for the protein MGAGTSQAGFVSGAGTSQAGFVSGAGTSQAGFVSGAGTSQAGFVLGAGTSQAGFVLGAGTSQAGFVLGAGTSQAGFAPGAGTSQAGFVSGAGTGASQAGFVPGAGMSQAGFVPGAGTSQAGFVPGAGKSQAGLAPGAGTSQAGFVPGAGTGASQAGLAPGAGTGASQAGFVPGAGTSQAGFVPGAGTGTSQAGFVPGAGTGASQAGFVPGAGTGASQGGLAPGAGTGASQGGLAPGAGTGASQAGFAPGAGTGASQAGFAPGAGTGASQAGFAPGAGTGASQGGLAPGAGTGASQAGFAPGAGTSQAGFAPGAGTSQAGFAPGAGTSQAGFAPGAGTSQAGFASGAGTSQAGFASGAGTSQAGFAPGAGTSQAGFAPGAGTSQAGFAPGAGTSQAGFALRGGTSQAGFAPGAGTGASQAGFAPGAGTSQAGFAPGAGTGASQAGFAPGAGTGASQAAFAPGAGTGASQAGFAPGAGTSQAGFALGGGTGASQAGFAPGAGTSQAGFALRGGMGASQAGFAPGAGTSQAGFAPGAGTGASQAGFALRGGTGASQAGFALRGGTGASQAGFAPGAWTSQAGFALGGGTGASQAGFVLGAGTGASQAGFAPGAGTSQAGFALGGGTGASQAGFVLGAGTGASQAGLAPGAGTSQAGFAPGAGTGASQAGFAPGAGTGASQAGFAPGAGTSQAGFALGGGTGASQAGFAPGAGTSQAGFALRGGMGASQAGFAPGAGTSQAGFAPGAGTGASQAGFVLRGGTGASQAGFALRGGTGASQAGFAPGAGTSQAGFALGGGTGASQAGFVLGAGTGASQAGFALRGGTSQAGFVPGAGTSQAGFAPGAGTGTSQAGFALRGGMSQAGFALRGGTGTSQAGFALRGGTSQAGLAPGAGTSQAGLAPGAGTSQAGFAPGAGTSQAGFALGGGTSQAGLAPGAGMSQAGFALRAGTSQAGFALRGGTGASQAGFAPGAGTSQAGFALRGGTGASQAGFAPGAGTSQAGLAPGAGTSQAGFAPGAGTSQAGFAPGAGTSQAGFALRGGTGASQAGFAPGAGTSQAGFAPGAGTSQAGFAPGAGTSQAGFAPGAGTSQAGFAPGAGTSQAGFAPGAGTSQAGFALRGGTGALGARVALGAGGGSLLAREMKRLLPFNSAQSFAWVPSCSHQMLTRGRCYNQQGPSCELSP
- the LOC119564654 gene encoding fibroin heavy chain isoform X8; this encodes MGAGTSQAGFVSGAGTSQAGFVSGAGTSQAGFVSGAGTSQAGFVLGAGTSQAGFVLGAGTSQAGFVLGAGTSQAGFAPGAGTSQAGFVSGAGTGASQAGFVPGAGMSQAGFVPGAGTSQAGFVPGAGKSQAGLAPGAGTSQAGFVPGAGTGASQAGLAPGAGTGASQAGFVPGAGTSQAGFVPGAGTSQAGFAPGAGTSQAGFAPGAGTSQAGFAPGAGTSQAGFASGAGTSQAGFASGAGTSQAGFAPGAGTSQAGFAPGAGTSQAGFAPGAGTSQAGFALRGGTSQAGFAPGAGTGASQAGFAPGAGTSQAGFAPGAGTGASQAGFAPGAGTGASQAAFAPGAGTGASQAGFAPGAGTSQAGFALGGGTGASQAGFAPGAGTSQAGFALRGGMGASQAGFAPGAGTSQAGFAPGAGTGASQAGFALRGGTGASQAGFALRGGTGASQAGFAPGAWTSQAGFALGGGTGASQAGFVLGAGTGASQAGFAPGAGTSQAGFALGGGTGASQAGFVLGAGTGASQAGLAPGAGTSQAGFAPGAGTGASQAGFAPGAGTGASQAGFAPGAGTSQAGFALGGGTGASQAGFAPGAGTSQAGFALRGGMGASQAGFAPGAGTSQAGFAPGAGTGASQAGFVLRGGTGASQAGFALRGGTGASQAGFAPGAGTSQAGFALGGGTGASQAGFVLGAGTGASQAGFALRGGTSQAGFVPGAGTSQAGLAPGAGTSQAGFALGAGTGASQAGFAPGAGTSQAGFAPGAGTGTSQAGFALRGGMSQAGFALRGGTGTSQAGFALRGGTSQAGLAPGAGTSQAGLAPGAGTSQAGFAPGAGTSQAGFALGGGTSQAGLAPGAGMSQAGFALRAGTSQAGFALRGGTGASQAGFAPGAGTSQAGFALRGGTGASQAGFAPGAGTSQAGLAPGAGTSQAGFAPGAGTSQAGFAPGAGTSQAGFALRGGTGASQAGFAPGAGTSQAGFAPGAGTSQAGFAPGAGTSQAGFAPGAGTSQAGFAPGAGTSQAGFAPGAGTSQAGFALRGGTGALGARVALGAGGGSLLAREMKRLLPFNSAQSFAWVPSCSHQMLTRGRCYNQQGPSCELSP
- the LOC119564654 gene encoding fibroin heavy chain isoform X1 → MGAGTSQAGFVSGAGTSQAGFVSGAGTSQAGFVSGAGTSQAGFVLGAGTSQAGFVLGAGTSQAGFVLGAGTSQAGFAPGAGTSQAGFVSGAGTGASQAGFVPGAGMSQAGFVPGAGTSQAGFVPGAGKSQAGLAPGAGTSQAGFVPGAGTGASQAGLAPGAGTGASQAGFVPGAGTSQAGFVPGAGTGTSQAGFVPGAGTGASQAGFVPGAGTGASQGGLAPGAGTGASQGGLAPGAGTGASQAGFAPGAGTGASQAGFAPGAGTGASQAGFAPGAGTGASQGGLAPGAGTGASQAGFAPGAGTSQAGFAPGAGTSQAGFAPGAGTSQAGFAPGAGTSQAGFASGAGTSQAGFASGAGTSQAGFAPGAGTSQAGFAPGAGTSQAGFAPGAGTSQAGFALRGGTSQAGFAPGAGTGASQAGFAPGAGTSQAGFAPGAGTGASQAGFAPGAGTGASQAAFAPGAGTGASQAGFAPGAGTSQAGFALGGGTGASQAGFAPGAGTSQAGFALRGGMGASQAGFAPGAGTSQAGFAPGAGTGASQAGFALRGGTGASQAGFALRGGTGASQAGFAPGAWTSQAGFALGGGTGASQAGFVLGAGTGASQAGFAPGAGTSQAGFALGGGTGASQAGFVLGAGTGASQAGLAPGAGTSQAGFAPGAGTGASQAGFAPGAGTGASQAGFAPGAGTSQAGFALGGGTGASQAGFAPGAGTSQAGFALRGGMGASQAGFAPGAGTSQAGFAPGAGTGASQAGFVLRGGTGASQAGFALRGGTGASQAGFAPGAGTSQAGFALGGGTGASQAGFVLGAGTGASQAGFALRGGTSQAGFVPGAGTSQAGLAPGAGTSQAGFALGAGTGASQAGFAPGAGTSQAGFAPGAGTGTSQAGFALRGGMSQAGFALRGGTGTSQAGFALRGGTSQAGLAPGAGTSQAGLAPGAGTSQAGFAPGAGTSQAGFALGGGTSQAGLAPGAGMSQAGFALRAGTSQAGFALRGGTGASQAGFAPGAGTSQAGFALRGGTGASQAGFAPGAGTSQAGFAPGAGTSQAGFAPGAGTSQAGFALRGGTGASQAGFAPGAGTSQAGFAPGAGTSQAGFAPGAGTSQAGFAPGAGTSQAGFAPGAGTSQAGFAPGAGTSQAGFALRGGTGALGARVALGAGGGSLLAREMKRLLPFNSAQSFAWVPSCSHQMLTRGRCYNQQGPSCELSP
- the LOC119564654 gene encoding fibroin heavy chain isoform X6 codes for the protein MGAGTSQAGFVSGAGTSQAGFVSGAGTSQAGFVSGAGTSQAGFVLGAGTSQAGFVLGAGTSQAGFVLGAGTSQAGFAPGAGTSQAGFVSGAGTGASQAGFVPGAGMSQAGFVPGAGTSQAGFVPGAGKSQAGLAPGAGTSQAGFVPGAGTGASQAGLAPGAGTGASQAGFVPGAGTSQAGFVPGAGTGTSQAGFVPGAGTGASQAGFVPGAGTGASQGGLAPGAGTGASQGGLAPGAGTGASQAGFAPGAGTGASQAGFAPGAGTGASQAGFAPGAGTGASQGGLAPGAGTGASQAGFAPGAGTSQAGFAPGAGTSQAGFAPGAGTSQAGFAPGAGTSQAGFASGAGTSQAGFASGAGTSQAGFAPGAGTSQAGFAPGAGTSQAGFAPGAGTSQAGFALRGGTSQAGFAPGAGTGASQAGFAPGAGTSQAGFAPGAGTGASQAGFAPGAGTGASQAAFAPGAGTGASQAGFAPGAGTSQAGFALGGGTGASQAGFAPGAGTSQAGFALRGGMGASQAGFAPGAGTSQAGFAPGAGTGASQAGFALRGGTGASQAGFALRGGTGASQAGFAPGAWTSQAGFALGGGTGASQAGFVLGAGTGASQAGFAPGAGTSQAGFALGGGTGASQAGFVLGAGTGASQAGLAPGAGTSQAGFAPGAGTGASQAGFAPGAGTGASQAGFAPGAGTSQAGFALGGGTGASQAGFAPGAGTSQAGFALRGGMGASQAGFAPGAGTSQAGFAPGAGTGASQAGFVLRGGTGASQAGFALRGGTGASQAGFAPGAGTSQAGFALGGGTGASQAGFVLGAGTGASQAGFALRGGTSQAGFVPGAGTSQAGLAPGAGTSQAGFALGAGTGASQAGFAPGAGTSQAGFAPGAGTGTSQAGFALRGGMSQAGFALRGGTGTSQAGFALRGGTSQAGLAPGAGTSQAGLAPGAGTSQAGFAPGAGTSQAGFALGGGTSQAGLAPGAGMSQAGFALRAGTSQAGFALRGGTGASQAGFAPGAGTSQAGFALRGGTGASQAGFAPGAGTSQAGLAPGAGTSQAGFAPGAGTSQAGFAPGAGTSQAGFALRGGTGASQAGFAPGAGTSQAGFAPGAGTSQAGFALRGGTGALGARVALGAGGGSLLAREMKRLLPFNSAQSFAWVPSCSHQMLTRGRCYNQQGPSCELSP
- the LOC119564654 gene encoding fibroin heavy chain isoform X7, translated to MGAGTSQAGFVSGAGTSQAGFVSGAGTSQAGFVSGAGTSQAGFVLGAGTSQAGFVLGAGTSQAGFVLGAGTSQAGFAPGAGTSQAGFVSGAGTGASQAGFVPGAGMSQAGFVPGAGTSQAGFVPGAGKSQAGLAPGAGTSQAGFVPGAGTGASQAGLAPGAGTGASQAGFVPGAGTSQAGFVPGAGTGTSQAGFVPGAGTGASQAGFVPGAGTGASQGGLAPGAGTGASQGGLAPGAGTGASQAGFAPGAGTGASQAGFAPGAGTGASQAGFAPGAGTGASQGGLAPGAGTGASQAGFAPGAGTSQAGFAPGAGTSQAGFAPGAGTSQAGFAPGAGTSQAGFASGAGTSQAGFASGAGTSQAGFAPGAGTSQAGFAPGAGTSQAGFAPGAGTSQAGFALRGGTSQAGFAPGAGTGASQAGFAPGAGTSQAGFAPGAGTGASQAGFAPGAGTGASQAAFAPGAGTGASQAGFAPGAGTSQAGFALGGGTGASQAGFAPGAGTSQAGFALRGGMGASQAGFAPGAGTSQAGFAPGAGTGASQAGFALRGGTGASQAGFALRGGTGASQAGFAPGAWTSQAGFALGGGTGASQAGFVLGAGTGASQAGFAPGAGTSQAGFALGGGTGASQAGFVLGAGTGASQAGLAPGAGTSQAGFAPGAGTGASQAGFAPGAGTGASQAGFAPGAGTSQAGFALGGGTGASQAGFAPGAGTSQAGFALRGGMGASQAGFAPGAGTSQAGFAPGAGTGASQAGFVLRGGTGASQAGFALRGGTGASQAGFAPGAGTSQAGFALGGGTGASQAGFVLGAGTGASQAGFALRGGTSQAGFVPGAGTSQAGLAPGAGTSQAGFALGAGTGASQAGFAPGAGTSQAGFAPGAGTGTSQAGFALRGGMSQAGFALRGGTGTSQAGFALRGGTSQAGLAPGAGTSQAGLAPGAGTSQAGFAPGAGTSQAGFALGGGTSQAGLAPGAGMSQAGFALRAGTSQAGFALRGGTGASQAGFAPGAGTSQAGFALRGGTGASQAGFAPGAGTSQAGLAPGAGTSQAGFAPGAGTSQAGFAPGAGTSQAGFALRGGTGASQAGFAPGAGTSQAGFAPGAGTSQAGFALRGGTGALGARVALGAGGGSLLAREMKRLLPFNSAQSFAWVPSCSHQMLTRGRCYNQQGPSCELSP